Within the Candidatus Eisenbacteria bacterium genome, the region GCCCGGGCGAAGAGTGGTTCGGGCTCCCGCGTGCGCTGCTTGGCGCCGGCGCCGGCATGGTGCTGGCCGCGGCGTGGGACGTCGATGACGCCGCCACCGCCTGTTTCATGTCCGAAGTCTACCGCCACGTAGCCGAGGGCGAAAGCTTGCCCGGCGGGCTGCAACGCGTTCAAGCGTCGAACGTGCGCAATGCCAGTCATCCTCTGGATTGGGCGGGTTTCATGACCCTCGGGGGCCCTGGAATCTCGAATCTTCGCAGTTGATCTCGCCTTGAATGGAGTAGAGTTTGGGCCCCACGCAGCTGAGGAGCGAAGCTCATGTCATCGATGCTCAACCCGATTCGCCGCCAGTTCACGATGGTGTTCCTGTTCGCGCTCGTGGGGATGGCCGCCGGATGCTCGCGCGCACCGCTGCCAGGCGCTCCCGAGTCACCCGAACACCTCGTGCACTTCTTGACCGAGCCCTCGCGGGTGACCAATTCGAGCGACGAGCTTGAGGAAGTCATCGTGATCCTGCGGGCTGGCGTGGACCCGATCCAGTTCGCATCCGAGTTCGGTGCCACGCTCGCCGAGTTCGACGACTGGGGTTGTGCGCGCTTCGTGCCCAACCCGAACGAATCTGCCGATTTGCTGGCAGCGCGCATGGAACTCGACTCGCGCGCGATCACCGCCGAGCAGGACGAAATGACGGAGACCGCCGAGAGCCGTCAGAAGAGCGTGTCGTTCGACGACGGCCTGGGCTCGCCGCAGGCCTATTTCGGCCAAGCACAAGCGCTCCCGATCGGCCTCGCGATCGCGCACCAGGTGTCGCGAGGCGGCAATGTGAAAGTCGCGATCCTCGACACCGGGGCAGACCTCACGCACCCGGTGCTTTCCAGACGCATCGTTGGCGGCTGGGATTTCATCGACAACGACGCCGACCCCTCCGACGTTCAGAACGGCATCGATGATGACGGCGACGGTGACCTGGACGAGGCATACGGACACGGCACGCACGTGGCCGGCATCGTCTCGCTGGTCGCGCCCGATGCTCAACTCTTGATCGTGCGCGTGCTCGACGCGGATGGCCGCGGCGATATGATGAACGTCGCCCAGGGCATCATCTGGGCGAAGCAGCACGGTGCGCGGGTGATCAACCTGAGTCTTGGCAGCCTGAATAGCAGCGACATGGTGCAGTACGCGCTCGAATACGCGGATGAAATGGGGCTGGTCGTGAGTGTGGCCTCGGCGGGCAATTGGGGAGCCGCGGCACCGGTCGAATATCCGGCAAGATCGTCCCACGCCCTGGCGGTCGCGGCGCTCGACAATTCGGATCAGCGGGCCGCATTCAGTTCGTACGGAAGTTGGGTCGATTTCGCGGCGCCGGGCATCGCGATTCGGAGCGCATTCCCGGGTGGTGGCTACGCCCTCTGGAGCGGCACGTCGATGTCGGCTCCGTTCCTCGCGGGCGCTTCCGCGCTGCTGCTGTCGGTGCACCCGACGTGGGATATGGACATGGTCGAGAATCGCTTGTCGTCCACCGCACGCTCGCTCGAGGCTCGAAATCCGGGCCTCGACGATTTGCTCGGCGAGGGCGCGCTGGACATCGGTGCGGCGCTGGCGCCCGACATGCGGCCCACTTCCACGACGGGTGGCAAGAAGGAAACAACGAACCGGGGAATGTAGTCACCGGTCTGGCGAACAACGATTGCGCTGCCGATCTGCCAGAAGCATCAGGAGCCCCAGAACCTCGGCTCCGTATGTCCCAGGATGGGCGAGCATGAAGTTCCCCGACGGTCCGCCTGTGGAGCTTGTTCACATGTTTCTTCAGTCCCCCTCTCGCTTGCCGCACGCGATCGCGAACCGTGTGTTGCTCACGTTCCTCGCCGTGCTGGTACCGACGCTATCGAACTGTTCGCGCGATTCCCTCACGACGGCGCCGCGAGATCGCGACGCGGTCTTGGGTGACCCCGCGAACCCGCCGACCGTTCGGCCTGACCCAGATGCGCTCAATGAAGTCATCGTGACGCTCGCCAATGGAGTGAGCGCGGAGCAGTTCGCAGCCGAGTTCGGTGCGACCCTGACTGAATCCGGGAACTGGGGATGTGCACGTTTCGTCCCGCAATCTGGCGAACCCGCCGTCGCGCTCGCCGATCGAATGGCGCTCGATCCGCGCGCTCTGACCGCCGAACAGAACATGATCATCGAGACCGCCGAGAGCCGGCAGAAGAGTGTCTCGTTCGACGACGGTTTCGGCTCTCCCGAGACCTACTACGGGCAGGCGCAGACGCTGCCGATCGGGCTCTCCGAGGCGCATCAGGTCACGCGCGGCGCCAACGTGCGCGTGGCGATCCTCGATACCGGCGCCGAGCTGAATCACCCGGTGCTGATGTCACGGATCGCCGGCGGCTGGGACTTCATCGACGGCGACTCCGATCCCTCCGACACCGGCGATGGCCTCGACAACGACCTGGACGGCGACACCGATGAAGCGCGCGGCCACGGAACACACGTGGCGGGCATCGTCTCGCTGGTGGCGCCCGACGCCCAGCTGCTGGTGGTTCGCGTGCTCGACGCCGACGGCCGCGGCGACATGATGAAGGTCGCGCAGGGCATCGTGTGGGCCAAGTACCGTGGGGCCCGCGTGATCAACATGAGCCTCGGAAGCCTCAGCAACAGCAAGATGGTGCAGTGGGCGCTGAACTACGCGAATCAGGAAGGCAAAGTGGTGAGCGTCGCGTCGGCGGGCAACTGGGGCGCTCCGACGCCGATCGAGTACCCCGCGCAGTCGACTCAGGTGCTCGCGGTGGCGGCGCTCGATCACTGCGATCAGCGCGCCGTGTTCAGCTCCTACGGCGGCTTCGTCGACTACTCGGCGCCCGGTGTCGCGGTGCGGAGCGCGTTTCCGGGCGGCGGGTACGCATTGTGGAGCGGCACCTCGATGTCGGCACCGTTCGTGGCCGGAGCGGCCGCGCTGCTGATCTCGGTGCACCCGGGCTGGAACGGAGCTCAGGTCGATGAACGACTCGCGGCCAACGCCCGCTCGATCGAAGCGAAGAATCCGGGCCTGCACGACCTGCTCGGACATGGCGCGCTGGATCTGGGCGCCGCGCTGGCGGCCGACGCGGCGTCGGTCGGCACGGGTGGCGGTGCGCACCGGATTCCCAATCGCGCTCACTAGTCGTTCGACCGCCTGAGAACCGCTACTCGGTCCGCACGATCTCGACCAGCGAGTCGGTGACGATCGACTCGTGCCCCGACGGCAGCGTCACGCGCGCGATCACCAGCACCCGCGCGCCGGTCGGCCACGCAGGACCACCGCGTGCGTTGGCAGCGACGCAAGCCGAATCGGTCCCGCAGTCCGACGACGGTTGCGCGTCCGCGAGCCACAGTTCGTCGGCATAGCGGACCGACAGCGCCGAAATGCGGGCGCCGGCGGGCAGGCTCGCCAGAGAGTTCCCGCGCACTGTCACGTTCATGCGGAGCGAGCGCGCTTCGGGCGCCGCGCATCCACGCGCGCCGGGCATGAAATCACGCCATGCGTAAGCCTGCAGCGCGAGCGCTGAGTCGGTGCGCGCATAGGCGAGCACCGACCGGGCAGCGTCCGAGTCGAGGGTTACGACGGCAGGATCGGTGGAGCGCGCACCTCCGAGGAGCAGCGTGAGGAGGAGTGCCGCGCATGAAAATAGAATGTTTTTCATGAGGTGGGGGCGTTGCGGAGGTGAGCCGGTCACTTTGGATTTACCCCGGCCCCGCGCTCGAGGTTCCGGATCCTGCGCGCCGCGAGAGGCGGCGCGCAGGCGGAAACATGAGGAGTGAAACAACGTCGGGCGACCCGGTGGCCGCCCGGCGACTCACGGCATTTCGTTCAGCCACGCCCGATAGGCTTCGAAGTTGTACGGGCGACCGAGGAAGTCCTCGACCATCTTTGCCGCCGGCTTCGAGCCACCGGCTGCAAGCACTGCGTCGCGATAGCGCGTCGAGACCGTAGGATCGAGCAGGTCCGAGTGATTGAAGGCGCTGAACATGTCCTTCGCGATCACCAGCGACCACATGTAGGTGTAGTAGACCGCCGAGTACCCATCGAGGTGACCGAACGAACACGCGAAGTGCGTGTCGTCGAGGTACTGGAACGGCTGATACCGCGTCACCAGCGTCTTCATCAGCGCATCGATGTCGACCTTGGCGGGATCGCGGTCGTAGATCGAGAGCGACAGGTCGGCGTACACCATCTGGCGCCGCACCTGCAGGCCCTTGCCATACTCCTCCGCCCGCTTCATGCGTACCACCAGATCGGTCGGCACCGGCTCGCCGGTCTCGTGATGCTTGGCGAAGGTCTGCAGCACCTTCGGATCCTTCATCCACTCCTCGAGCATCTGCGACGGTGCCTCGACGAAGTCGTGCTCGGTGCGGATGCCTGCGGTGCCGACCCACTTGCGATGGCCGGCGAACAGCGTGTGAAGCAGATGGCCGAACTCGTGGAACACGGTGTTCACGTCGTCGATCTCGCACAGCCCCGGATCGCCGGCTTCACCACCCGGCAGGTTGCACACCAGCGCAGCCTCGGGCAGCTGACGACCTGCGAGACCGGTACGAATGTCGAACTGAGCGGCATGGTTGTACTTGTTCGGACGCGGATGCATGTCGAGATAGAAGCGGCCGACCAGATCGTCACCCTTCCACATCTCGTAGGCCTCGACCGATGCGTCCCACGCCTTGACGTTCTCGACGCGCTTGAACGTGACGCCGAACAGACGGCTCGACACGTCGAGCACGCCCTGGATCACGTTCGGGTACGACAGGTATGGACGAATCGACTGCGAGTCGAAGTTGTAGTCCGAGCGCTTCACTGCTTCGTTGTAGAAGCTGGTCTGCCAGAACGGAATCGTGGTCGCGGTCGGGTCGTCGGTCTTCTTGCGACGTAGCAGGATCTGAAAGTCACGCTCCTGAGCCGAGCCCGATGCCGCCACGATGCGGTCGATGAAATCGCGCACGTTCTGTGACGTTCCGACCATCTTGTTCGCGGTGATGTAGTCGGCCCAGTTCGAGTAGCCGAGCAGGTTCGCCAGTGTGTGGCGCTTCTCGATCAGCTGCTTCAGCACCGTCATGTTCTTGGGGTAGGCGCGATTCTGGAACTCGAGGTAGAGGTGCTTCCGAACCTCGTCGTTGGTGCAGTACGTCATGGTCGGCACGTAGTCGGGATAGTTGATGTCGAGCGTGATCATCCCGTCGTCTCCGGGCTTGTGGCTCGAGACGAAGTCGGCCGGCAGTCCGCTGAGCTGCTCGGGCTT harbors:
- a CDS encoding S8 family peptidase → MFLQSPSRLPHAIANRVLLTFLAVLVPTLSNCSRDSLTTAPRDRDAVLGDPANPPTVRPDPDALNEVIVTLANGVSAEQFAAEFGATLTESGNWGCARFVPQSGEPAVALADRMALDPRALTAEQNMIIETAESRQKSVSFDDGFGSPETYYGQAQTLPIGLSEAHQVTRGANVRVAILDTGAELNHPVLMSRIAGGWDFIDGDSDPSDTGDGLDNDLDGDTDEARGHGTHVAGIVSLVAPDAQLLVVRVLDADGRGDMMKVAQGIVWAKYRGARVINMSLGSLSNSKMVQWALNYANQEGKVVSVASAGNWGAPTPIEYPAQSTQVLAVAALDHCDQRAVFSSYGGFVDYSAPGVAVRSAFPGGGYALWSGTSMSAPFVAGAAALLISVHPGWNGAQVDERLAANARSIEAKNPGLHDLLGHGALDLGAALAADAASVGTGGGAHRIPNRAH
- a CDS encoding S8 family peptidase translates to MSSMLNPIRRQFTMVFLFALVGMAAGCSRAPLPGAPESPEHLVHFLTEPSRVTNSSDELEEVIVILRAGVDPIQFASEFGATLAEFDDWGCARFVPNPNESADLLAARMELDSRAITAEQDEMTETAESRQKSVSFDDGLGSPQAYFGQAQALPIGLAIAHQVSRGGNVKVAILDTGADLTHPVLSRRIVGGWDFIDNDADPSDVQNGIDDDGDGDLDEAYGHGTHVAGIVSLVAPDAQLLIVRVLDADGRGDMMNVAQGIIWAKQHGARVINLSLGSLNSSDMVQYALEYADEMGLVVSVASAGNWGAAAPVEYPARSSHALAVAALDNSDQRAAFSSYGSWVDFAAPGIAIRSAFPGGGYALWSGTSMSAPFLAGASALLLSVHPTWDMDMVENRLSSTARSLEARNPGLDDLLGEGALDIGAALAPDMRPTSTTGGKKETTNRGM
- a CDS encoding Zn-dependent oligopeptidase, whose product is MARAKVQIAKMVAAKGKRTIENTLVPYDEASRELDMAGSITSLMENVHPDSNVRTAAEALTQKVAAYGTEISLDRKVYDALVALDLSGVDAETRFYVERELRDFRLAGVDKDEATRGKIKTLRDELVKVGQEFDRNIRDDVRTIKVKPEQLSGLPADFVSSHKPGDDGMITLDINYPDYVPTMTYCTNDEVRKHLYLEFQNRAYPKNMTVLKQLIEKRHTLANLLGYSNWADYITANKMVGTSQNVRDFIDRIVAASGSAQERDFQILLRRKKTDDPTATTIPFWQTSFYNEAVKRSDYNFDSQSIRPYLSYPNVIQGVLDVSSRLFGVTFKRVENVKAWDASVEAYEMWKGDDLVGRFYLDMHPRPNKYNHAAQFDIRTGLAGRQLPEAALVCNLPGGEAGDPGLCEIDDVNTVFHEFGHLLHTLFAGHRKWVGTAGIRTEHDFVEAPSQMLEEWMKDPKVLQTFAKHHETGEPVPTDLVVRMKRAEEYGKGLQVRRQMVYADLSLSIYDRDPAKVDIDALMKTLVTRYQPFQYLDDTHFACSFGHLDGYSAVYYTYMWSLVIAKDMFSAFNHSDLLDPTVSTRYRDAVLAAGGSKPAAKMVEDFLGRPYNFEAYRAWLNEMP